Proteins encoded together in one Porites lutea chromosome 2, jaPorLute2.1, whole genome shotgun sequence window:
- the LOC140927895 gene encoding uncharacterized protein isoform X2, translating to MWTTISSYIWGEVDEQIVPGCSVDDTQSDDDWILVDLLENKISGDGKEASKLKCQIELEESWYVTPPPCFEASGLSPEALESSPMEDLLIEHPSMSVYGAGVRQPSPSPSSSSRSTSAQRTEERAEVERREPRRTVQFQAQLEMIEKRRQTEPPKQGSIRPNKKNLKKQNMVHFQNNSRSKRNKKRNRMLGKHIGVHGKRGC from the exons atgtgGACGACAATTTCGAGCTACATTTGGGGCGAAGTAGATGAACAAATTGTCCCAGGTTGTTCTGTAGACGACACCCAAAGCGATGACGACTGGATTTTGGTGGACCttctggaaaataaaattaGCG GAGATGGAAAGGAGGCTTCGAAGCTTAAGTGCCAAATTGAGTTGGAAGAAAGCTGGTATGTTACCCCACCGCCGTGTTTTGAAGCGAGCGGGCTTTCCCCCGAAGCTTTGGAGTCGAGCCCGATGGAAGATTTGCTGATAGAGCATCCGAGTATGTCTGTGTACGGGGCAGGTGTTAGACAGCCGTCTCCTTCTCCTTCCTCGTCTTCCAGAAGCACAAGCGCCCAGAGGACCGAGGAACGAGCCGAGGTAGAAAGACGAGAGCCGCGGCGAACCGTCCAATTTCAAGCGCAGCTCGAAATGATTGAGAAGAGGAGGCAAACCGAACCGCCGAAACAGGGAAGCATTCGACCGAAcaaaaagaacttaaaaaaacagaacatggttcattttcaaaacaattctaGAAGTAAGCGAAATAAGAAGCGTAATAGAATGTTAGGAAAACATATAGGAGTTCACGGCAAAAGAGGTTGCTGA
- the LOC140927895 gene encoding uncharacterized protein isoform X1: MWTTISSYIWGEVDEQIVPGCSVDDTQSDDDWILVDLLENKISAGDGKEASKLKCQIELEESWYVTPPPCFEASGLSPEALESSPMEDLLIEHPSMSVYGAGVRQPSPSPSSSSRSTSAQRTEERAEVERREPRRTVQFQAQLEMIEKRRQTEPPKQGSIRPNKKNLKKQNMVHFQNNSRSKRNKKRNRMLGKHIGVHGKRGC; the protein is encoded by the exons atgtgGACGACAATTTCGAGCTACATTTGGGGCGAAGTAGATGAACAAATTGTCCCAGGTTGTTCTGTAGACGACACCCAAAGCGATGACGACTGGATTTTGGTGGACCttctggaaaataaaattaGCG cagGAGATGGAAAGGAGGCTTCGAAGCTTAAGTGCCAAATTGAGTTGGAAGAAAGCTGGTATGTTACCCCACCGCCGTGTTTTGAAGCGAGCGGGCTTTCCCCCGAAGCTTTGGAGTCGAGCCCGATGGAAGATTTGCTGATAGAGCATCCGAGTATGTCTGTGTACGGGGCAGGTGTTAGACAGCCGTCTCCTTCTCCTTCCTCGTCTTCCAGAAGCACAAGCGCCCAGAGGACCGAGGAACGAGCCGAGGTAGAAAGACGAGAGCCGCGGCGAACCGTCCAATTTCAAGCGCAGCTCGAAATGATTGAGAAGAGGAGGCAAACCGAACCGCCGAAACAGGGAAGCATTCGACCGAAcaaaaagaacttaaaaaaacagaacatggttcattttcaaaacaattctaGAAGTAAGCGAAATAAGAAGCGTAATAGAATGTTAGGAAAACATATAGGAGTTCACGGCAAAAGAGGTTGCTGA